A window of the Megalopta genalis isolate 19385.01 chromosome 2, iyMegGena1_principal, whole genome shotgun sequence genome harbors these coding sequences:
- the B52 gene encoding serine and arginine rich splicing factor B52 isoform X9, with amino-acid sequence MVGTRVYVGGLPYGTRERDLERFFRGYGRFRDVLIKNGYGFVEFDDYRDADDAVYELNGKELLGERITVERARGTPRGSDQWRYGDSRGGYGDSRRSAYGPPTRTEYRLTVENLSSRVSWQDLKDYMRQAGEVTYADAHKQRRNEGVVEFATYSDLKNAIDKLDDTELNGRRIRLIEDKRRGRRSRSSSSRSRSRSRSRSRRRSRSRSRSRRSSRSRSRRSSRSKSRAHSKSKSKSKSKSPERSRSRSKSKSRDRSKSKSKSKSKSRSRSRSKAERSKSRSQSKSKAKSPSKDRSSRERSRGDRSRSRSGSKHSKSRSRSRSPMNGDKSPESNKQKAD; translated from the exons ATGGTAGGGACAAGGGTCTATGTCGGTGGGCTTCCATACGGCACCAGGGAAAGAGACCTTGAGAGATTTTTCAGAGGCTACGGTCGATTCCGTGATGTCCTCATCAAGAATGGTTACGGCTTTGTT GAGTTCGATGACTATAGGGATGCAGACGATGCCGTCTATGAGCTCAATGGGAAGGAGCTGTTAGGAGAAAG AATTACTGTAGAGAGGGCCCGGGGGACACCTAGGGGTAGTGACCAGTGGCGCTATGGTGACTCCCGTGGTGGTTATGGGGACTCGAGGCGATCTGC aTACGGACCACCCACACGCACCGAGTACCGCCTTACCGTGGAAAATCTTTCCAGCCGTGTCAGCTGGCAG GATTTGAAGGATTATATGAGACAGGCTGGAGAAGTGACGTATGCAGATGCACACAAGCAGCGCAGGAATGAAGG AGTTGTAGAATTCGCGACGTACTCGGACTTGAAGAACGCCATCGACAAATTGGACGACACCGAACTCAACGGACGCAGAATCAGATTAATCGAAGACAAAAGACGTGGCCGTCGCTCAAGATCCTCCAGCTCGAGATCAAGATCACGATCACGATCAAGATCCCGCCGCCGATCCCGCTCTCGCTCAAG GAGTCGCCGCAGCTCTCGTAGCCGTAGCCGCCGCAGCAGTCGTTCCAAATCCAGGGCACATTCGAAATCCAAATCAAAGTCCAAATCCAAATCCCCCGAGCGTAGCCGCTCCCGTTCCAAATCCAA ATCAAGAGACCGCTCAAAGTCGAAATCTAAGTCAAAGTCCAAATCCAGATCTCGTTCTAGGTCCAAGGCCGAGAGGTCAAAGTCCAGGTCGCAGTCCAAATCCAAAGCCAAGTCTCCCTCGAA AGACAGGTCTAGTCGCGAACGATCCAGGGGCGACAGATCAAGATCCCGATCCGGCAGCAAACATAGCAAAAGCCGCAGCCGCTCACGTTCGCCGATGAACGGAGACAAATCGCCTGAAAGTAACAAGCAGAAAGCTGATTAA
- the B52 gene encoding serine and arginine rich splicing factor B52 isoform X6 gives MSTRVFVGGLTYRVRERDLEKFFRKYGRIKEVAMKNGFAFVEFDDYRDADDAVYELNGKELLGERITVERARGTPRGSDQWRYGDSRGGYGDSRRSARDDMRHDRYGPPTRTEYRLTVENLSSRVSWQDLKDYMRQAGEVTYADAHKQRRNEGVVEFATYSDLKNAIDKLDDTELNGRRIRLIEDKRRGRRSRSSSSRSRSRSRSRSRRRSRSRSRSRRSSRSRSRRSSRSKSRAHSKSKSKSKSKSPERSRSRSKSKSRDRSKSKSKSKSKSRSRSRSKAERSKSRSQSKSKAKSPSKDRSSRERSRGDRSRSRSGSKHSKSRSRSRSPMNGDKSPESNKQKAD, from the exons ATGAGCACCCGAGTATTCGTTGGTGGATTAACATACCGGGTGAGAGAGCGCGACCTTGAGAAGTTCTTCCGGAAATATGGTAGAATCAAGGAGGTCGCTATGAAGAATGGATTTGCCTTTGTG GAGTTCGATGACTATAGGGATGCAGACGATGCCGTCTATGAGCTCAATGGGAAGGAGCTGTTAGGAGAAAG AATTACTGTAGAGAGGGCCCGGGGGACACCTAGGGGTAGTGACCAGTGGCGCTATGGTGACTCCCGTGGTGGTTATGGGGACTCGAGGCGATCTGC CCGAGACGATATGCGGCACGACAG aTACGGACCACCCACACGCACCGAGTACCGCCTTACCGTGGAAAATCTTTCCAGCCGTGTCAGCTGGCAG GATTTGAAGGATTATATGAGACAGGCTGGAGAAGTGACGTATGCAGATGCACACAAGCAGCGCAGGAATGAAGG AGTTGTAGAATTCGCGACGTACTCGGACTTGAAGAACGCCATCGACAAATTGGACGACACCGAACTCAACGGACGCAGAATCAGATTAATCGAAGACAAAAGACGTGGCCGTCGCTCAAGATCCTCCAGCTCGAGATCAAGATCACGATCACGATCAAGATCCCGCCGCCGATCCCGCTCTCGCTCAAG GAGTCGCCGCAGCTCTCGTAGCCGTAGCCGCCGCAGCAGTCGTTCCAAATCCAGGGCACATTCGAAATCCAAATCAAAGTCCAAATCCAAATCCCCCGAGCGTAGCCGCTCCCGTTCCAAATCCAA ATCAAGAGACCGCTCAAAGTCGAAATCTAAGTCAAAGTCCAAATCCAGATCTCGTTCTAGGTCCAAGGCCGAGAGGTCAAAGTCCAGGTCGCAGTCCAAATCCAAAGCCAAGTCTCCCTCGAA AGACAGGTCTAGTCGCGAACGATCCAGGGGCGACAGATCAAGATCCCGATCCGGCAGCAAACATAGCAAAAGCCGCAGCCGCTCACGTTCGCCGATGAACGGAGACAAATCGCCTGAAAGTAACAAGCAGAAAGCTGATTAA
- the B52 gene encoding serine and arginine rich splicing factor B52 isoform X1: MVGTRVYVGGLPYGTRERDLERFFRGYGRFRDVLIKNGYGFVEFDDYRDADDAVYELNGKELLGERITVERARGTPRGSDQWRYGDSRGGYGDSRRSARDDMRHDRDSVNRNTRTASSYKQSLPRYGPPTRTEYRLTVENLSSRVSWQDLKDYMRQAGEVTYADAHKQRRNEGVVEFATYSDLKNAIDKLDDTELNGRRIRLIEDKRRGRRSRSSSSRSRSRSRSRSRRRSRSRSRSRRSSRSRSRRSSRSKSRAHSKSKSKSKSKSPERSRSRSKSKSRDRSKSKSKSKSKSRSRSRSKAERSKSRSQSKSKAKSPSKDRSSRERSRGDRSRSRSGSKHSKSRSRSRSPMNGDKSPESNKQKAD; this comes from the exons ATGGTAGGGACAAGGGTCTATGTCGGTGGGCTTCCATACGGCACCAGGGAAAGAGACCTTGAGAGATTTTTCAGAGGCTACGGTCGATTCCGTGATGTCCTCATCAAGAATGGTTACGGCTTTGTT GAGTTCGATGACTATAGGGATGCAGACGATGCCGTCTATGAGCTCAATGGGAAGGAGCTGTTAGGAGAAAG AATTACTGTAGAGAGGGCCCGGGGGACACCTAGGGGTAGTGACCAGTGGCGCTATGGTGACTCCCGTGGTGGTTATGGGGACTCGAGGCGATCTGC CCGAGACGATATGCGGCACGACAG AGATAGTGTGAACAGAAACACGAGGACTGCATCTAGCTACAAGCAATCATTGCCCAG aTACGGACCACCCACACGCACCGAGTACCGCCTTACCGTGGAAAATCTTTCCAGCCGTGTCAGCTGGCAG GATTTGAAGGATTATATGAGACAGGCTGGAGAAGTGACGTATGCAGATGCACACAAGCAGCGCAGGAATGAAGG AGTTGTAGAATTCGCGACGTACTCGGACTTGAAGAACGCCATCGACAAATTGGACGACACCGAACTCAACGGACGCAGAATCAGATTAATCGAAGACAAAAGACGTGGCCGTCGCTCAAGATCCTCCAGCTCGAGATCAAGATCACGATCACGATCAAGATCCCGCCGCCGATCCCGCTCTCGCTCAAG GAGTCGCCGCAGCTCTCGTAGCCGTAGCCGCCGCAGCAGTCGTTCCAAATCCAGGGCACATTCGAAATCCAAATCAAAGTCCAAATCCAAATCCCCCGAGCGTAGCCGCTCCCGTTCCAAATCCAA ATCAAGAGACCGCTCAAAGTCGAAATCTAAGTCAAAGTCCAAATCCAGATCTCGTTCTAGGTCCAAGGCCGAGAGGTCAAAGTCCAGGTCGCAGTCCAAATCCAAAGCCAAGTCTCCCTCGAA AGACAGGTCTAGTCGCGAACGATCCAGGGGCGACAGATCAAGATCCCGATCCGGCAGCAAACATAGCAAAAGCCGCAGCCGCTCACGTTCGCCGATGAACGGAGACAAATCGCCTGAAAGTAACAAGCAGAAAGCTGATTAA
- the B52 gene encoding serine and arginine rich splicing factor B52 isoform X7, with translation MVGTRVYVGGLPYGTRERDLERFFRGYGRFRDVLIKNGYGFVEFDDYRDADDAVYELNGKELLGERITVERARGTPRGSDQWRYGDSRGGYGDSRRSARDDMRHDRDSVNRNTRTASSYKQSLPRYGPPTRTEYRLTVENLSSRVSWQDLKDYMRQAGEVTYADAHKQRRNEGVVEFATYSDLKNAIDKLDDTELNGRRIRLIEDKRRGRRSRSSSSRSRSRSRSRSRRRSRSRSRSRRSSRSRSRRSSRSKSRAHSKSKSKSKSKSPERSRSRSKSKSKAERSKSRSQSKSKAKSPSKDRSSRERSRGDRSRSRSGSKHSKSRSRSRSPMNGDKSPESNKQKAD, from the exons ATGGTAGGGACAAGGGTCTATGTCGGTGGGCTTCCATACGGCACCAGGGAAAGAGACCTTGAGAGATTTTTCAGAGGCTACGGTCGATTCCGTGATGTCCTCATCAAGAATGGTTACGGCTTTGTT GAGTTCGATGACTATAGGGATGCAGACGATGCCGTCTATGAGCTCAATGGGAAGGAGCTGTTAGGAGAAAG AATTACTGTAGAGAGGGCCCGGGGGACACCTAGGGGTAGTGACCAGTGGCGCTATGGTGACTCCCGTGGTGGTTATGGGGACTCGAGGCGATCTGC CCGAGACGATATGCGGCACGACAG AGATAGTGTGAACAGAAACACGAGGACTGCATCTAGCTACAAGCAATCATTGCCCAG aTACGGACCACCCACACGCACCGAGTACCGCCTTACCGTGGAAAATCTTTCCAGCCGTGTCAGCTGGCAG GATTTGAAGGATTATATGAGACAGGCTGGAGAAGTGACGTATGCAGATGCACACAAGCAGCGCAGGAATGAAGG AGTTGTAGAATTCGCGACGTACTCGGACTTGAAGAACGCCATCGACAAATTGGACGACACCGAACTCAACGGACGCAGAATCAGATTAATCGAAGACAAAAGACGTGGCCGTCGCTCAAGATCCTCCAGCTCGAGATCAAGATCACGATCACGATCAAGATCCCGCCGCCGATCCCGCTCTCGCTCAAG GAGTCGCCGCAGCTCTCGTAGCCGTAGCCGCCGCAGCAGTCGTTCCAAATCCAGGGCACATTCGAAATCCAAATCAAAGTCCAAATCCAAATCCCCCGAGCGTAGCCGCTCCCGTTCCAAATCCAA GTCCAAGGCCGAGAGGTCAAAGTCCAGGTCGCAGTCCAAATCCAAAGCCAAGTCTCCCTCGAA AGACAGGTCTAGTCGCGAACGATCCAGGGGCGACAGATCAAGATCCCGATCCGGCAGCAAACATAGCAAAAGCCGCAGCCGCTCACGTTCGCCGATGAACGGAGACAAATCGCCTGAAAGTAACAAGCAGAAAGCTGATTAA
- the B52 gene encoding serine and arginine rich splicing factor B52 isoform X2 — translation MSTRVFVGGLTYRVRERDLEKFFRKYGRIKEVAMKNGFAFVEFDDYRDADDAVYELNGKELLGERITVERARGTPRGSDQWRYGDSRGGYGDSRRSARDDMRHDRDSVNRNTRTASSYKQSLPRYGPPTRTEYRLTVENLSSRVSWQDLKDYMRQAGEVTYADAHKQRRNEGVVEFATYSDLKNAIDKLDDTELNGRRIRLIEDKRRGRRSRSSSSRSRSRSRSRSRRRSRSRSRSRRSSRSRSRRSSRSKSRAHSKSKSKSKSKSPERSRSRSKSKSRDRSKSKSKSKSKSRSRSRSKAERSKSRSQSKSKAKSPSKDRSSRERSRGDRSRSRSGSKHSKSRSRSRSPMNGDKSPESNKQKAD, via the exons ATGAGCACCCGAGTATTCGTTGGTGGATTAACATACCGGGTGAGAGAGCGCGACCTTGAGAAGTTCTTCCGGAAATATGGTAGAATCAAGGAGGTCGCTATGAAGAATGGATTTGCCTTTGTG GAGTTCGATGACTATAGGGATGCAGACGATGCCGTCTATGAGCTCAATGGGAAGGAGCTGTTAGGAGAAAG AATTACTGTAGAGAGGGCCCGGGGGACACCTAGGGGTAGTGACCAGTGGCGCTATGGTGACTCCCGTGGTGGTTATGGGGACTCGAGGCGATCTGC CCGAGACGATATGCGGCACGACAG AGATAGTGTGAACAGAAACACGAGGACTGCATCTAGCTACAAGCAATCATTGCCCAG aTACGGACCACCCACACGCACCGAGTACCGCCTTACCGTGGAAAATCTTTCCAGCCGTGTCAGCTGGCAG GATTTGAAGGATTATATGAGACAGGCTGGAGAAGTGACGTATGCAGATGCACACAAGCAGCGCAGGAATGAAGG AGTTGTAGAATTCGCGACGTACTCGGACTTGAAGAACGCCATCGACAAATTGGACGACACCGAACTCAACGGACGCAGAATCAGATTAATCGAAGACAAAAGACGTGGCCGTCGCTCAAGATCCTCCAGCTCGAGATCAAGATCACGATCACGATCAAGATCCCGCCGCCGATCCCGCTCTCGCTCAAG GAGTCGCCGCAGCTCTCGTAGCCGTAGCCGCCGCAGCAGTCGTTCCAAATCCAGGGCACATTCGAAATCCAAATCAAAGTCCAAATCCAAATCCCCCGAGCGTAGCCGCTCCCGTTCCAAATCCAA ATCAAGAGACCGCTCAAAGTCGAAATCTAAGTCAAAGTCCAAATCCAGATCTCGTTCTAGGTCCAAGGCCGAGAGGTCAAAGTCCAGGTCGCAGTCCAAATCCAAAGCCAAGTCTCCCTCGAA AGACAGGTCTAGTCGCGAACGATCCAGGGGCGACAGATCAAGATCCCGATCCGGCAGCAAACATAGCAAAAGCCGCAGCCGCTCACGTTCGCCGATGAACGGAGACAAATCGCCTGAAAGTAACAAGCAGAAAGCTGATTAA
- the B52 gene encoding serine and arginine rich splicing factor B52 isoform X4, which translates to MSTRVFVGGLTYRVRERDLEKFFRKYGRIKEVAMKNGFAFVEFDDYRDADDAVYELNGKELLGERVAVEIARGVSGRRGDRGYGRSRSWRDNRDDMRHDRDSVNRNTRTASSYKQSLPRYGPPTRTEYRLTVENLSSRVSWQDLKDYMRQAGEVTYADAHKQRRNEGVVEFATYSDLKNAIDKLDDTELNGRRIRLIEDKRRGRRSRSSSSRSRSRSRSRSRRRSRSRSRSRRSSRSRSRRSSRSKSRAHSKSKSKSKSKSPERSRSRSKSKSRDRSKSKSKSKSKSRSRSRSKAERSKSRSQSKSKAKSPSKDRSSRERSRGDRSRSRSGSKHSKSRSRSRSPMNGDKSPESNKQKAD; encoded by the exons ATGAGCACCCGAGTATTCGTTGGTGGATTAACATACCGGGTGAGAGAGCGCGACCTTGAGAAGTTCTTCCGGAAATATGGTAGAATCAAGGAGGTCGCTATGAAGAATGGATTTGCCTTTGTG GAGTTCGATGACTATAGGGATGCAGACGATGCCGTCTATGAGCTCAATGGGAAGGAGCTGTTAGGAGAAAG AGTGGCGGTGGAGATAGCACGGGGTGTTTCAGGGAGGCGAGGCGACCGTGGCTACGGACGCTCACGCTCCTGGAGAGACAA CCGAGACGATATGCGGCACGACAG AGATAGTGTGAACAGAAACACGAGGACTGCATCTAGCTACAAGCAATCATTGCCCAG aTACGGACCACCCACACGCACCGAGTACCGCCTTACCGTGGAAAATCTTTCCAGCCGTGTCAGCTGGCAG GATTTGAAGGATTATATGAGACAGGCTGGAGAAGTGACGTATGCAGATGCACACAAGCAGCGCAGGAATGAAGG AGTTGTAGAATTCGCGACGTACTCGGACTTGAAGAACGCCATCGACAAATTGGACGACACCGAACTCAACGGACGCAGAATCAGATTAATCGAAGACAAAAGACGTGGCCGTCGCTCAAGATCCTCCAGCTCGAGATCAAGATCACGATCACGATCAAGATCCCGCCGCCGATCCCGCTCTCGCTCAAG GAGTCGCCGCAGCTCTCGTAGCCGTAGCCGCCGCAGCAGTCGTTCCAAATCCAGGGCACATTCGAAATCCAAATCAAAGTCCAAATCCAAATCCCCCGAGCGTAGCCGCTCCCGTTCCAAATCCAA ATCAAGAGACCGCTCAAAGTCGAAATCTAAGTCAAAGTCCAAATCCAGATCTCGTTCTAGGTCCAAGGCCGAGAGGTCAAAGTCCAGGTCGCAGTCCAAATCCAAAGCCAAGTCTCCCTCGAA AGACAGGTCTAGTCGCGAACGATCCAGGGGCGACAGATCAAGATCCCGATCCGGCAGCAAACATAGCAAAAGCCGCAGCCGCTCACGTTCGCCGATGAACGGAGACAAATCGCCTGAAAGTAACAAGCAGAAAGCTGATTAA
- the B52 gene encoding serine and arginine rich splicing factor B52 isoform X11 — protein MVGTRVYVGGLPYGTRERDLERFFRGYGRFRDVLIKNGYGFVEFDDYRDADDAVYELNGKELLGERITVERARGTPRGSDQWRYGDSRGGYGDSRRSARDDMRHDRDSVNRNTRTASSYKQSLPRYGPPTRTEYRLTVENLSSRVSWQDLKDYMRQAGEVTYADAHKQRRNEGVVEFATYSDLKNAIDKLDDTELNGRRIRLIEDKRRGRRSRSSSSRSRSRSRSRSRRRSRSRSRSRRSSRSRSRRSSRSKSRAHSKSKSKSKSKSPERSRSRSKSKDRSSRERSRGDRSRSRSGSKHSKSRSRSRSPMNGDKSPESNKQKAD, from the exons ATGGTAGGGACAAGGGTCTATGTCGGTGGGCTTCCATACGGCACCAGGGAAAGAGACCTTGAGAGATTTTTCAGAGGCTACGGTCGATTCCGTGATGTCCTCATCAAGAATGGTTACGGCTTTGTT GAGTTCGATGACTATAGGGATGCAGACGATGCCGTCTATGAGCTCAATGGGAAGGAGCTGTTAGGAGAAAG AATTACTGTAGAGAGGGCCCGGGGGACACCTAGGGGTAGTGACCAGTGGCGCTATGGTGACTCCCGTGGTGGTTATGGGGACTCGAGGCGATCTGC CCGAGACGATATGCGGCACGACAG AGATAGTGTGAACAGAAACACGAGGACTGCATCTAGCTACAAGCAATCATTGCCCAG aTACGGACCACCCACACGCACCGAGTACCGCCTTACCGTGGAAAATCTTTCCAGCCGTGTCAGCTGGCAG GATTTGAAGGATTATATGAGACAGGCTGGAGAAGTGACGTATGCAGATGCACACAAGCAGCGCAGGAATGAAGG AGTTGTAGAATTCGCGACGTACTCGGACTTGAAGAACGCCATCGACAAATTGGACGACACCGAACTCAACGGACGCAGAATCAGATTAATCGAAGACAAAAGACGTGGCCGTCGCTCAAGATCCTCCAGCTCGAGATCAAGATCACGATCACGATCAAGATCCCGCCGCCGATCCCGCTCTCGCTCAAG GAGTCGCCGCAGCTCTCGTAGCCGTAGCCGCCGCAGCAGTCGTTCCAAATCCAGGGCACATTCGAAATCCAAATCAAAGTCCAAATCCAAATCCCCCGAGCGTAGCCGCTCCCGTTCCAAATCCAA AGACAGGTCTAGTCGCGAACGATCCAGGGGCGACAGATCAAGATCCCGATCCGGCAGCAAACATAGCAAAAGCCGCAGCCGCTCACGTTCGCCGATGAACGGAGACAAATCGCCTGAAAGTAACAAGCAGAAAGCTGATTAA
- the B52 gene encoding serine and arginine rich splicing factor B52 isoform X10, translated as MVGTRVYVGGLPYGTRERDLERFFRGYGRFRDVLIKNGYGFVEFDDYRDADDAVYELNGKELLGERVAVEIARGVSGRRGDRGYGRSRSWRDKYGPPTRTEYRLTVENLSSRVSWQDLKDYMRQAGEVTYADAHKQRRNEGVVEFATYSDLKNAIDKLDDTELNGRRIRLIEDKRRGRRSRSSSSRSRSRSRSRSRRRSRSRSRSRRSSRSRSRRSSRSKSRAHSKSKSKSKSKSPERSRSRSKSKSRDRSKSKSKSKSKSRSRSRSKAERSKSRSQSKSKAKSPSKDRSSRERSRGDRSRSRSGSKHSKSRSRSRSPMNGDKSPESNKQKAD; from the exons ATGGTAGGGACAAGGGTCTATGTCGGTGGGCTTCCATACGGCACCAGGGAAAGAGACCTTGAGAGATTTTTCAGAGGCTACGGTCGATTCCGTGATGTCCTCATCAAGAATGGTTACGGCTTTGTT GAGTTCGATGACTATAGGGATGCAGACGATGCCGTCTATGAGCTCAATGGGAAGGAGCTGTTAGGAGAAAG AGTGGCGGTGGAGATAGCACGGGGTGTTTCAGGGAGGCGAGGCGACCGTGGCTACGGACGCTCACGCTCCTGGAGAGACAA aTACGGACCACCCACACGCACCGAGTACCGCCTTACCGTGGAAAATCTTTCCAGCCGTGTCAGCTGGCAG GATTTGAAGGATTATATGAGACAGGCTGGAGAAGTGACGTATGCAGATGCACACAAGCAGCGCAGGAATGAAGG AGTTGTAGAATTCGCGACGTACTCGGACTTGAAGAACGCCATCGACAAATTGGACGACACCGAACTCAACGGACGCAGAATCAGATTAATCGAAGACAAAAGACGTGGCCGTCGCTCAAGATCCTCCAGCTCGAGATCAAGATCACGATCACGATCAAGATCCCGCCGCCGATCCCGCTCTCGCTCAAG GAGTCGCCGCAGCTCTCGTAGCCGTAGCCGCCGCAGCAGTCGTTCCAAATCCAGGGCACATTCGAAATCCAAATCAAAGTCCAAATCCAAATCCCCCGAGCGTAGCCGCTCCCGTTCCAAATCCAA ATCAAGAGACCGCTCAAAGTCGAAATCTAAGTCAAAGTCCAAATCCAGATCTCGTTCTAGGTCCAAGGCCGAGAGGTCAAAGTCCAGGTCGCAGTCCAAATCCAAAGCCAAGTCTCCCTCGAA AGACAGGTCTAGTCGCGAACGATCCAGGGGCGACAGATCAAGATCCCGATCCGGCAGCAAACATAGCAAAAGCCGCAGCCGCTCACGTTCGCCGATGAACGGAGACAAATCGCCTGAAAGTAACAAGCAGAAAGCTGATTAA
- the B52 gene encoding serine and arginine rich splicing factor B52 isoform X5 — protein MVGTRVYVGGLPYGTRERDLERFFRGYGRFRDVLIKNGYGFVEFDDYRDADDAVYELNGKELLGERITVERARGTPRGSDQWRYGDSRGGYGDSRRSARDDMRHDRYGPPTRTEYRLTVENLSSRVSWQDLKDYMRQAGEVTYADAHKQRRNEGVVEFATYSDLKNAIDKLDDTELNGRRIRLIEDKRRGRRSRSSSSRSRSRSRSRSRRRSRSRSRSRRSSRSRSRRSSRSKSRAHSKSKSKSKSKSPERSRSRSKSKSRDRSKSKSKSKSKSRSRSRSKAERSKSRSQSKSKAKSPSKDRSSRERSRGDRSRSRSGSKHSKSRSRSRSPMNGDKSPESNKQKAD, from the exons ATGGTAGGGACAAGGGTCTATGTCGGTGGGCTTCCATACGGCACCAGGGAAAGAGACCTTGAGAGATTTTTCAGAGGCTACGGTCGATTCCGTGATGTCCTCATCAAGAATGGTTACGGCTTTGTT GAGTTCGATGACTATAGGGATGCAGACGATGCCGTCTATGAGCTCAATGGGAAGGAGCTGTTAGGAGAAAG AATTACTGTAGAGAGGGCCCGGGGGACACCTAGGGGTAGTGACCAGTGGCGCTATGGTGACTCCCGTGGTGGTTATGGGGACTCGAGGCGATCTGC CCGAGACGATATGCGGCACGACAG aTACGGACCACCCACACGCACCGAGTACCGCCTTACCGTGGAAAATCTTTCCAGCCGTGTCAGCTGGCAG GATTTGAAGGATTATATGAGACAGGCTGGAGAAGTGACGTATGCAGATGCACACAAGCAGCGCAGGAATGAAGG AGTTGTAGAATTCGCGACGTACTCGGACTTGAAGAACGCCATCGACAAATTGGACGACACCGAACTCAACGGACGCAGAATCAGATTAATCGAAGACAAAAGACGTGGCCGTCGCTCAAGATCCTCCAGCTCGAGATCAAGATCACGATCACGATCAAGATCCCGCCGCCGATCCCGCTCTCGCTCAAG GAGTCGCCGCAGCTCTCGTAGCCGTAGCCGCCGCAGCAGTCGTTCCAAATCCAGGGCACATTCGAAATCCAAATCAAAGTCCAAATCCAAATCCCCCGAGCGTAGCCGCTCCCGTTCCAAATCCAA ATCAAGAGACCGCTCAAAGTCGAAATCTAAGTCAAAGTCCAAATCCAGATCTCGTTCTAGGTCCAAGGCCGAGAGGTCAAAGTCCAGGTCGCAGTCCAAATCCAAAGCCAAGTCTCCCTCGAA AGACAGGTCTAGTCGCGAACGATCCAGGGGCGACAGATCAAGATCCCGATCCGGCAGCAAACATAGCAAAAGCCGCAGCCGCTCACGTTCGCCGATGAACGGAGACAAATCGCCTGAAAGTAACAAGCAGAAAGCTGATTAA
- the B52 gene encoding serine and arginine rich splicing factor B52 isoform X8: protein MVGTRVYVGGLPYGTRERDLERFFRGYGRFRDVLIKNGYGFVEFDDYRDADDAVYELNGKELLGERVAVEIARGVSGRRGDRGYGRSRSWRDNRDDMRHDRYGPPTRTEYRLTVENLSSRVSWQDLKDYMRQAGEVTYADAHKQRRNEGVVEFATYSDLKNAIDKLDDTELNGRRIRLIEDKRRGRRSRSSSSRSRSRSRSRSRRRSRSRSRSRRSSRSRSRRSSRSKSRAHSKSKSKSKSKSPERSRSRSKSKSRDRSKSKSKSKSKSRSRSRSKAERSKSRSQSKSKAKSPSKDRSSRERSRGDRSRSRSGSKHSKSRSRSRSPMNGDKSPESNKQKAD from the exons ATGGTAGGGACAAGGGTCTATGTCGGTGGGCTTCCATACGGCACCAGGGAAAGAGACCTTGAGAGATTTTTCAGAGGCTACGGTCGATTCCGTGATGTCCTCATCAAGAATGGTTACGGCTTTGTT GAGTTCGATGACTATAGGGATGCAGACGATGCCGTCTATGAGCTCAATGGGAAGGAGCTGTTAGGAGAAAG AGTGGCGGTGGAGATAGCACGGGGTGTTTCAGGGAGGCGAGGCGACCGTGGCTACGGACGCTCACGCTCCTGGAGAGACAA CCGAGACGATATGCGGCACGACAG aTACGGACCACCCACACGCACCGAGTACCGCCTTACCGTGGAAAATCTTTCCAGCCGTGTCAGCTGGCAG GATTTGAAGGATTATATGAGACAGGCTGGAGAAGTGACGTATGCAGATGCACACAAGCAGCGCAGGAATGAAGG AGTTGTAGAATTCGCGACGTACTCGGACTTGAAGAACGCCATCGACAAATTGGACGACACCGAACTCAACGGACGCAGAATCAGATTAATCGAAGACAAAAGACGTGGCCGTCGCTCAAGATCCTCCAGCTCGAGATCAAGATCACGATCACGATCAAGATCCCGCCGCCGATCCCGCTCTCGCTCAAG GAGTCGCCGCAGCTCTCGTAGCCGTAGCCGCCGCAGCAGTCGTTCCAAATCCAGGGCACATTCGAAATCCAAATCAAAGTCCAAATCCAAATCCCCCGAGCGTAGCCGCTCCCGTTCCAAATCCAA ATCAAGAGACCGCTCAAAGTCGAAATCTAAGTCAAAGTCCAAATCCAGATCTCGTTCTAGGTCCAAGGCCGAGAGGTCAAAGTCCAGGTCGCAGTCCAAATCCAAAGCCAAGTCTCCCTCGAA AGACAGGTCTAGTCGCGAACGATCCAGGGGCGACAGATCAAGATCCCGATCCGGCAGCAAACATAGCAAAAGCCGCAGCCGCTCACGTTCGCCGATGAACGGAGACAAATCGCCTGAAAGTAACAAGCAGAAAGCTGATTAA